GACTTAGTCGCTTTGTTCCAGATTTCATTGGTGCCAACATATTTTTCCGGTTGAGTGGAAAGATATATTTGGTAATCTTTAAACCCAAAGTCGCCCAGCATTTTCATAGCGAGTTTTATGGTTTTAAAAAGCTCTTCAGATAATTGTTCTGGTGTGCAGAAAATATGAGCATCGTCTTGGGTAAAGCCCCTTACTCGCGCCAAGCCGTGCAAGACTCCTGATTTTTCATATCTATAAACCGTTCCGAGCTCGGCAAATCTAATAGGCAAGTCCTTATAACTTCTAATTTTAGAGTTATAAACCTTAATATGAAAAGGACAATTCATTGGCTTGAGCATATATTCCTCCTCGTCAACTTTGATAGGCGAATACATGTTTTCGCGGTAGAACCCCCAATGGCCAGAGGTTTTCCAAAGGTCAAGTTTGGCGATATGAAAAGACGAGAGCCACTGATAGCCCGCTTTGTATAGTTGTTCGTATAAATATCCCTCAATAATATGTCTTAACATTGCTCCATTGGGCATCCATATCGGAAGCCCGGCCCCGACTTCGTTATCAAACATAAACAATTCAAGCTTACTGCCCAAAATCCGATGGTCTCTTTGCTCTGCTTTCTCAATGTTCTCTAGATATTTGTTTAAATCCTTTTTGGTTGTCCATCCAGTTCCATAAATTCTGGTAAGCATTTTGTTTCTTTCGTGTCCTCGCCAGTATGCGCCAGCAACCTTTGTTAATTTAAAACCATCCAGAGGAATTTCTTTTGTTGATTTCAAATGAGGGCCTTTGCATAAATCAATAAAATCGCAAACTTGATAAATGCTGATTTTAGCCCCACTTTTGGCCAATTCGTCTACCAGCTCCAATTTATATGGCTGGTCTTTAAAGATTTTGTTTGCCTCTGTTTTACTTATCTGTTTTTTCTCGAAAGGCAGATTTTTTTTGATAATTTCCTGCATTTTTTTCTGAATCTCTGGGAACTCGCTTTCTGATATCTGTTTTGGCAAGTCAAAATCATAGTAGAATCCGTTTTCTATTGCTGGGCCAATACCAAATTTTGTTCCAGGATATAATTCCTGGACCGCAGCTGCCATTATGTGCGACAAAGAATGTCTAAATGTTTCTAATTTCATTATTCTTAGTTTAATCTTTTATTTAACCATTTTACCCGAAATCACAGGAAGTTCAATATTAAATGTTGAACCCTTGCCCTCACCGCCTGATTCAGCCCAAATTTTTCCATTATGAAGTTCTGTAAACTCTTTGGCAATATATAGCCCTAAACCAGCTCCGCTCGCCCAATGGGTTTCCCCGGCAGTGCCTCTGTTGAACTTTTGGAATATTTCGCCTAATTGTTCTTTGCTCATTCCCAATCCCGTATCTGCTATTGTTATTTTTAATTTTTCATTTTTCATTTTACATTTTATGATGATTCCTCCTTTTTCAGTATATTTAATAGCATTATCTATAATGTTCATTATAACCTGATTTATTTTTTCTTTGTCCAACGGAATTAGCGGCAGGGAGTCGGCAAAAGAGAGTTTAAGGTAGAGGCCCTTTTCTTGCGCAACTATTTTGAATTCTTCCACAATCGGCTCAAGCACTTCTTTGATAGGCGTCGGAATTGGCTCTAATTTTATTCTTCCAGCTTCAATGCGCGAAACATTTAACAAAGTATTAACCAACTGGTTTAATTGTTTGCTTGCCTGAAAAACATTGTTTATCGGTTTTTCCACTTTTTTAGAAATTTTTCCATAGGTTCCTTCAAGAACCATTGATAGATATCCTTTGATAGCGGAAAGGGGAGTGCGAAGTTGGTGAGAGGCAATAGAAAGAAATTCTGACTTTGTCTGGTCCAATTTTTTCAATTTTATATTTGCTATGGCAAGTTCTTTTGCCATCTCCTCCATCTTCTCGCGCTGTTTGACTTCTTTTGAAACGCTTTTGATTAAGAGATACCCAAAAATAAGGAAAATTATGAAAAGTGAACCTTTCCATGCATATTCAAAATTGGTTATAGAGCTGAGAGCGTTGAATAAAAGCAATATAGCAATTATGGTTGCAAAAAGAGAGGTTAAAATAACCTTTATATCAAAAAGCTGTTTTGCGACGATAGCGTAAGAAGTAAAGCCTGCAAAATTTATTAGCGATAGAGATGGACCGATTTTTAGTAATTGATTATAACCAAATATTGGTAAAATAATATTTGTAACTGTTCCCACAAGTAGGGACAAAAGTAAGCCTGTTAGCAGGTATTTAATTTGTGATTTTTTTCTTAAAGTACAATTCCGGAATCGTTTTAAAAAATTATAAAATATAATACTAAAGTAGGTTAAAAGGTATATTAAAAAACAATAGTATAAAATTCCTGGTCTAAAAGAAATTTGTCCATTTTCTAGCCATACTTTTTCTATATTTAATTGAGTCAGCAGAAAAGGAATGAATAATAAGGATGGAATAAATATTAAAAACCTTTTAGCAGTAAATCTTTCATTATCTGGAAAAATGATGGATAGATAAAGTGTAGCTGGAATTAGCAATAAGGGGCCAAGAATCGTTAGCTTAGATAGAAATAGTGCAACGTCCAAGTCTGTAATAAAAAAATCAATAAGGAGATTCGTTGTTGACCACCATGAACCTCCGATAATAATCAGAAAAAAAACACAATTAGTTGTGTTTTTGGGTTTATACAAAAAAACAATGATACCCAGGAAGAAAGTTACTAGAGTTATTATAAGCGGTAAAATTAAAAATAGTGGCATTTTTAATTTTTAGTAATAACAGGTGCGATGATGGTATTTTCGGTCCAATAGCGACAATTTTGTGGTGGATTAACTGGGCAAATTTTATAGTTTATATCTTTAAATCCAGCGCTATTTAATTTTTTGCGATGAATTTTTGACAATTCTTTTGCTTCATCGGAAAAATAGGTAAAAATACCACCGTTTTTTAACAATCGGTAAGCTTCCTTAAAAAAAGGAAAAAAGTGGAAAAAATGAGTTTCTTTGTCCAGTGGGCTTGTATCAAATAGAATACCATCAAATAATTTATCCTTTAGCATCGGTGTAATTGTTTCCCAAAATCCGTTTAACAAGACAACCCTGCCATTGATAATTTCCTGTTTTAATTTTTTAGTGGCAATATTTATGACATCTGGGTGGCATTCAATAATTGTGTGAGATTTAATTCTTTTTGATTTTTGGATATAGCCGGCAGAGATACCAAGCCCGAACCCTAATTCTAAAATATGACCACCTTTTTGGGTAGATATCTCAGCTAAGAGCTTCATATAATTATCTTCCCAACTTTGCATTACCTGAAAGTTTTTTATCAGGAGTTCTTCTTTGGTAAATTTTGCCTTTTGTTTTATCCAAGACTTACGGAGCGAATTGTTGTATTCTTTTTTGTTTGACATTTTATATATTATGTTTTGTTATTAATTATTAAAGATATATTGGAGATGATATGTTTCGACCTAGTTCATTTTATCTTGACACAGAGGAGGTGGCAAATAATCCTCGCCCTTTACTATCATGGATCCAGCCCAAGCCCGCCCAGGCCTCTTTTCCAATAGCGCATTGATCAAATCGTGCCATAACTACATAATAACTTATTGCCGTACTCGTCTTTTTTGGATTTTAGTTTTTTAATTTTTGCCATTGAGCCCTTTGGGATAACGGAA
This portion of the Patescibacteria group bacterium genome encodes:
- the thrS gene encoding threonine--tRNA ligase, which produces MKLETFRHSLSHIMAAAVQELYPGTKFGIGPAIENGFYYDFDLPKQISESEFPEIQKKMQEIIKKNLPFEKKQISKTEANKIFKDQPYKLELVDELAKSGAKISIYQVCDFIDLCKGPHLKSTKEIPLDGFKLTKVAGAYWRGHERNKMLTRIYGTGWTTKKDLNKYLENIEKAEQRDHRILGSKLELFMFDNEVGAGLPIWMPNGAMLRHIIEGYLYEQLYKAGYQWLSSFHIAKLDLWKTSGHWGFYRENMYSPIKVDEEEYMLKPMNCPFHIKVYNSKIRSYKDLPIRFAELGTVYRYEKSGVLHGLARVRGFTQDDAHIFCTPEQLSEELFKTIKLAMKMLGDFGFKDYQIYLSTQPEKYVGTNEIWNKATKSLKYALDTLKIDYEVDKGGGAFYGPKIDIKIKDSLGRPWQCSTIQVDFNLPQRFKMSYIDEKGKKREPIMIHRALLGAMERFIAVLIEHTGGAFPLWLSPIQLWVLPISEKHIKYAQKITNELKEAGFRTEIKNENETIGKKIRNGEIQKIPYILVVGDKEIKDKIVSVRQRGKGDIGKLSLPCLIKKLKSEVEKRSRDEY
- a CDS encoding class I SAM-dependent methyltransferase — protein: MSNKKEYNNSLRKSWIKQKAKFTKEELLIKNFQVMQSWEDNYMKLLAEISTQKGGHILELGFGLGISAGYIQKSKRIKSHTIIECHPDVINIATKKLKQEIINGRVVLLNGFWETITPMLKDKLFDGILFDTSPLDKETHFFHFFPFFKEAYRLLKNGGIFTYFSDEAKELSKIHRKKLNSAGFKDINYKICPVNPPQNCRYWTENTIIAPVITKN